The proteins below come from a single Prosthecobacter sp. SYSU 5D2 genomic window:
- a CDS encoding autotransporter-associated beta strand repeat-containing protein, with product MSWEADGSPGERSGGTGVWDATLLRWNEGGVMKAWDNRLSDIAVFDGQAGTVSLGAAISAGGLVFNTSGYTISGGGQALTLFGRMPTVAVTNASESAALNANVILGGDVLFSGAGDLTLDGTLSVAPGLVGIVNLTKTGAGTLTLEGNNSAAAIAMTVTQGTLSIQDGVSLGSARLTLNGGILEGTASTMITNGINLGGAGGTFRVSENQTLGVSTAFIRGHGGLTKTGDGTLLISIASTYLGTTNILQGTLSGGVASFLPATTQLTVAAGATLNLNGFATTVASLSGEGMITNTGASAALTLGNVLGVQNTTFSGSFNGTATLVKTGGGMLSITSATPGTASGAWTLGAGTVNVDFATNRTSTANILTSRSMSFTGGTLMITGRSGAAVSQALGNVTLGARGGQIVLVDGGGGGSTVLTLGTLAHPTTAGASLLVQAPANTQVTTTTAGNGGSGIFGGRFIFTNGSGFDWATNTGAGTPLIGYTGYVPLDVSAGTDTANSALTGSAVLAGSRSTGTLKLITSGAGQSLDLNGHQLSLSGGGLLFTGTVDYSLTGGSLASTTATNSDLVIHQYGTGTLSLNTTIMNGVGASTLTKAGPGTLVLGAANSFSGGIWINGGVLSVSALDQLGAAAAPTVITINDGATFRTTADLTIPASGNGQHTFSFPGGNATFDIAPSTTLTINSATTGMLSGAGGLTLSNTGTLVLNNTTTHSGPTIIGAGATLRGGVALFLNSSAGGGVIVATGGTLDLNNFSAVTGGISGTGTITNSGGTNTSLTIGSSSVTATTALNTVFSGTLTGALSISKNGSGTLTLNTVATYTGTTSIANGGIIAGMDNALPGGNVSLGNFAGPAVAFLDLNGHNWTSGGITFYGTSSGAATQASLNIGEGGVLTLGGTLALTPNSILVSGAQPAFVTGGTLQLSATRTFAIGDSINAAADLTITSDITASGAFGMTKTLNGTLLLTGNVTLGGTLTAAAGVLDIRGVVDTGTAASTVGSATPGMLRLSSGAGYSTATMAIGTTAAYAGSLVVQGADLTLTTATTSAGIAFGTSGYGGIFLSEGSILLNRLEAGNGTLPTSVGVVQMTGGTLTSREYVIMRSRRWEMTMTGGAWNHSPATANISLAFQGLSEGLGAMTIAGGEVNAAGRSIAFGQNNTAAAQATGILNLNGGTVLTNSILHFRSADSNTTSYVNFNGGVLRAAVNNANFIGYSGTGGAGTLTAYLNGPFGGYAGGAVFDTNGFNSTVVVDLNAPSGQGVTSIPLTSGGSGYIGAPFVEISGGGGRGATASAVVDLDPLSPTYGQVVSIFITNPGVDYTSAPTVTLIGGSGTGATTGAVSTADNVSGGLTKTGNGILTLNGINSYGGATVVNGGTLTFGAVANTLNGGIFVNEGLLMGGANNNTFGLDTNVITLGATSGNADATVGITHDGGTIRQPVVVRGGNTGVSTLLLGVGISGTTWEGAITLNNHDLTIEKTGSTSTTSTLTGGITGTGNVTLNNTASTGPINISGSIINHAGTLVHTGTSTGATTITAVIGPNVTSVVQDSPMTRLILGSIIQNSGTAHTWQGTLVIKAGTVTGGSNNNTFGADTNQIILGDSTGNQDVTLGITHNSGSSSIKQPILVQGGNTGIATLLLSVGSSTTFWDSAITLDNHDLTIGRTGGTASTATLRGGISGTGNLLLRNTTNQGLMTFSVAAINPVGSITHTSTSIGATTISAVIGSNVTTVTQNTASTLLLLSGTGANTYGGITSVLAGSMHLNKTAGVTAVPGNINLGGGSTAAELRLLNNNQIADSSIITLSGSGSVAGVFSLNNRSETIGGLSSTAGEGFVQNESGIEGVSTLTVNVSAGSQSFGGILRDGNGLDIDGTLSFFKTGAGTQVLAGLNSYTGTTLVSEGVLQVGVSGQGRTGTGAVTVADGGMLSGTGIVQGSSFTAGSGAVINAGDGIASGNYGTLTFQPSAGSGALAFEAGSTIILDIQAGGTSDLLNFVGTGSTTLTFAGNLTVAADSFVPVQEEIFNLFDWSGLVSAPIFANHYSYSGPLFGNGDEAPGLNLPNIFGSGYAWDITNLTNHGSIALINIIPEPSRALFMAMGVMVLLGRRRR from the coding sequence TTGTCCTGGGAGGCTGACGGAAGTCCTGGCGAGCGGTCTGGAGGGACTGGCGTGTGGGATGCGACCCTCCTGCGGTGGAATGAGGGCGGGGTGATGAAAGCCTGGGACAACAGGCTGTCTGATATCGCTGTGTTTGACGGGCAGGCCGGGACGGTCAGCCTGGGGGCAGCGATCAGTGCTGGCGGTCTTGTTTTCAATACCTCTGGTTATACGATTTCAGGCGGTGGTCAGGCGCTGACCCTTTTTGGCAGGATGCCGACGGTTGCAGTGACCAATGCCAGTGAGTCCGCAGCACTGAATGCCAATGTGATCCTGGGCGGTGATGTGTTGTTTAGCGGTGCGGGTGATTTGACACTGGACGGCACGCTTTCCGTTGCACCTGGATTGGTGGGCATCGTGAATCTGACAAAAACGGGTGCAGGGACGCTGACGCTGGAGGGAAATAACAGCGCTGCTGCCATCGCCATGACAGTCACCCAGGGTACCTTGAGCATCCAGGACGGTGTCAGCTTGGGCAGCGCAAGGCTGACTCTAAACGGTGGCATTCTGGAGGGCACCGCAAGCACAATGATCACCAACGGGATTAATTTAGGCGGCGCGGGCGGCACCTTCCGGGTTTCTGAAAATCAGACTCTGGGTGTCTCCACCGCATTCATTCGCGGGCATGGCGGGCTGACCAAAACGGGTGATGGAACCCTTCTCATCAGCATTGCCTCCACTTACCTCGGCACGACAAACATTCTGCAGGGAACCCTGAGTGGCGGGGTGGCTTCCTTTTTGCCAGCGACGACGCAACTTACTGTAGCGGCCGGCGCAACATTGAACCTGAACGGCTTTGCCACCACCGTAGCTTCACTCAGCGGCGAGGGGATGATAACGAATACTGGAGCCAGCGCAGCCCTGACTTTGGGCAATGTGCTGGGGGTTCAGAATACGACGTTTTCAGGCAGCTTTAATGGGACTGCAACACTGGTAAAAACAGGTGGCGGTATGTTGAGCATTACCTCTGCCACGCCGGGGACAGCCTCGGGTGCCTGGACGCTGGGGGCAGGGACGGTCAATGTGGATTTTGCCACCAATAGGACTTCGACGGCCAATATTTTGACCTCTCGTTCCATGAGTTTCACCGGGGGGACTTTGATGATCACCGGGCGCAGCGGGGCGGCCGTCAGCCAGGCGCTGGGAAATGTGACCTTGGGAGCCCGTGGAGGGCAGATCGTGTTGGTGGACGGTGGCGGCGGGGGCAGCACGGTATTGACCCTGGGCACGCTCGCCCATCCGACTACAGCCGGGGCTTCCTTGCTAGTCCAAGCACCCGCCAATACCCAGGTGACCACTACGACCGCTGGCAACGGGGGATCTGGCATTTTTGGCGGACGGTTCATTTTCACCAATGGCAGTGGTTTTGACTGGGCGACGAATACTGGTGCAGGAACGCCACTGATTGGCTACACGGGTTATGTTCCGCTGGATGTATCGGCAGGGACGGATACGGCCAATTCGGCATTGACCGGCAGTGCGGTGCTGGCAGGGAGCCGCAGCACGGGAACTTTGAAACTGATCACAAGCGGGGCCGGTCAATCGCTGGATCTCAATGGGCATCAGTTATCATTGAGTGGCGGCGGGCTGCTCTTTACCGGGACGGTGGATTACTCGCTGACGGGTGGTTCTCTTGCCAGCACCACGGCAACGAATTCTGATCTGGTCATCCATCAATACGGAACGGGGACGCTGTCGTTGAATACCACGATTATGAATGGAGTTGGAGCTTCCACATTGACCAAAGCAGGTCCAGGAACGCTGGTCTTGGGAGCGGCGAACAGCTTTTCCGGCGGCATCTGGATCAATGGAGGCGTCTTGAGCGTAAGTGCCCTTGACCAACTGGGAGCTGCTGCAGCACCAACAGTGATCACCATCAATGACGGAGCCACCTTCCGCACGACGGCTGACCTGACCATCCCCGCCAGCGGAAATGGCCAGCATACTTTCAGTTTTCCAGGAGGGAACGCCACCTTTGACATCGCTCCATCCACGACCCTGACAATCAATAGTGCCACGACGGGCATGCTTTCGGGCGCAGGTGGCCTGACTCTTAGCAATACGGGCACCCTGGTGCTGAACAATACGACCACGCACAGCGGACCGACAATCATCGGCGCAGGAGCAACCCTGCGGGGCGGGGTGGCTCTGTTTTTAAATTCCAGTGCGGGCGGGGGAGTGATTGTCGCTACGGGCGGAACCCTGGACTTGAACAATTTCTCCGCTGTCACCGGAGGCATTTCCGGCACAGGCACCATTACCAATTCGGGGGGGACAAACACGTCTCTGACCATTGGCAGCAGTTCGGTCACGGCCACGACGGCATTGAATACTGTCTTTTCGGGGACTTTGACGGGGGCGCTGAGCATCAGCAAAAATGGCAGCGGCACGCTCACTCTGAACACGGTGGCCACCTATACCGGGACGACTTCCATCGCGAATGGCGGGATCATTGCTGGAATGGACAATGCCCTCCCTGGGGGAAATGTGTCGCTGGGGAATTTTGCCGGTCCGGCGGTGGCGTTTTTGGATTTGAACGGACATAACTGGACGTCCGGTGGCATTACTTTTTATGGAACTTCCAGCGGTGCAGCCACCCAGGCCAGCCTGAATATTGGAGAAGGGGGCGTGCTGACGCTTGGGGGCACATTGGCATTGACGCCGAATTCCATACTCGTCAGCGGTGCCCAGCCTGCCTTTGTGACGGGCGGCACGCTCCAACTGTCTGCCACTCGGACTTTCGCGATCGGGGACAGCATCAATGCGGCGGCTGATCTGACCATTACGTCGGACATCACGGCAAGTGGTGCGTTTGGGATGACCAAGACGCTGAATGGCACTTTGCTGCTGACTGGCAACGTGACTTTGGGCGGGACATTGACCGCAGCAGCAGGTGTGCTGGATATCCGGGGCGTAGTGGATACCGGTACAGCCGCCTCCACGGTCGGCTCGGCCACGCCAGGGATGCTGCGCCTGTCATCTGGTGCCGGGTATTCGACGGCGACAATGGCCATAGGCACGACGGCTGCCTATGCGGGTTCTTTGGTGGTTCAAGGAGCTGATCTCACGCTGACGACCGCCACCACAAGTGCGGGAATAGCTTTTGGAACTTCTGGTTACGGTGGCATCTTTCTTTCAGAGGGCTCGATTTTACTCAACCGTCTGGAAGCGGGCAATGGCACACTCCCCACCTCGGTGGGGGTAGTGCAAATGACGGGCGGGACTTTGACAAGCCGGGAGTACGTCATCATGCGCAGCCGCCGCTGGGAAATGACCATGACGGGCGGAGCCTGGAATCATAGCCCTGCCACGGCCAATATTTCCCTGGCTTTCCAGGGGCTGAGCGAGGGGTTGGGTGCGATGACCATCGCTGGAGGAGAGGTAAATGCTGCTGGCCGCAGCATCGCCTTTGGCCAGAACAATACGGCTGCGGCCCAGGCGACCGGAATCCTTAATTTGAATGGAGGCACGGTGCTGACTAACAGCATTTTGCATTTCAGGTCGGCTGACTCCAATACCACTTCTTATGTGAATTTTAACGGCGGAGTTCTCAGGGCGGCAGTCAACAATGCCAATTTTATCGGGTATTCGGGCACGGGAGGGGCGGGCACTTTGACCGCGTATCTTAACGGGCCTTTTGGAGGATATGCCGGAGGTGCGGTGTTTGATACAAACGGTTTTAACTCCACCGTGGTGGTGGACCTGAATGCCCCAAGCGGCCAGGGGGTGACCAGCATTCCTCTCACCAGTGGCGGCAGTGGTTACATTGGAGCGCCTTTTGTGGAAATCAGTGGAGGCGGAGGGCGCGGGGCGACGGCATCCGCCGTGGTGGACCTGGATCCGCTGAGCCCGACCTACGGGCAGGTGGTAAGCATCTTCATCACAAATCCCGGCGTGGATTATACCTCTGCGCCAACGGTGACATTGATTGGCGGCAGCGGCACGGGTGCCACCACGGGGGCGGTAAGCACGGCTGACAATGTCTCAGGCGGACTCACCAAGACCGGCAATGGGATCCTGACCCTGAACGGGATCAACAGCTACGGCGGAGCTACTGTGGTGAATGGTGGAACGCTGACTTTTGGGGCCGTGGCCAACACCCTCAACGGCGGCATCTTTGTCAATGAGGGTCTGCTCATGGGCGGTGCGAATAACAACACCTTCGGCCTGGACACGAATGTGATCACACTGGGGGCTACGAGTGGCAATGCAGATGCCACGGTTGGCATCACTCATGACGGGGGGACGATCCGGCAGCCGGTGGTGGTCAGGGGTGGCAATACGGGGGTGTCCACCCTCTTGCTGGGTGTGGGGATATCCGGCACGACCTGGGAGGGAGCGATCACGCTGAACAACCATGATCTCACGATTGAAAAAACAGGCAGCACCTCCACCACCAGCACCCTGACCGGCGGCATTACAGGAACAGGCAATGTGACGCTGAACAACACTGCCTCCACAGGTCCCATCAACATCTCTGGCAGCATCATCAATCATGCAGGCACCCTGGTGCACACAGGGACTTCGACAGGTGCGACGACAATTACCGCCGTCATTGGGCCAAATGTGACCAGTGTGGTGCAAGACAGCCCGATGACACGCTTGATTCTGGGTTCGATCATTCAGAACAGTGGAACAGCCCATACCTGGCAGGGAACGCTGGTCATCAAAGCAGGCACCGTGACAGGAGGTTCCAATAACAACACCTTCGGTGCAGATACCAACCAGATCATCCTTGGGGATAGCACAGGTAATCAAGATGTGACGCTGGGAATCACCCACAACAGCGGCAGTTCATCCATCAAGCAGCCTATTCTCGTCCAGGGCGGCAATACGGGGATTGCCACGCTGCTTCTAAGCGTGGGGTCATCCACCACTTTTTGGGACAGTGCCATCACCTTGGACAACCATGACCTGACGATTGGCAGAACGGGTGGCACCGCCTCAACGGCCACGCTGCGTGGCGGGATCTCCGGCACCGGTAATCTGCTGCTGAGGAACACCACCAACCAGGGGCTTATGACCTTCTCTGTGGCGGCGATCAATCCTGTGGGATCCATCACTCACACAAGCACTTCCATTGGTGCCACGACGATCAGCGCCGTGATTGGAAGCAATGTGACCACGGTCACTCAAAACACTGCATCTACACTATTGCTGCTCTCAGGAACGGGGGCGAACACCTATGGTGGTATCACCTCCGTTCTGGCCGGAAGCATGCATCTGAACAAGACGGCGGGCGTGACGGCAGTTCCGGGTAACATCAATCTGGGGGGCGGCAGCACGGCGGCAGAACTGAGGTTGTTGAACAACAACCAGATCGCAGATTCGAGCATCATTACCCTGAGTGGCAGCGGCAGTGTGGCGGGTGTCTTTTCGCTCAACAACCGCAGTGAAACCATCGGGGGCCTGAGCAGCACCGCGGGGGAAGGGTTTGTGCAAAATGAGTCTGGCATTGAAGGGGTGAGCACGCTGACGGTGAACGTGAGCGCCGGGAGCCAGAGCTTTGGCGGTATCCTCCGGGATGGCAACGGCTTGGACATAGATGGCACATTGTCCTTCTTTAAAACGGGAGCTGGCACCCAGGTTCTGGCCGGTCTCAATTCTTATACGGGTACCACTCTTGTGAGCGAGGGTGTCCTGCAAGTGGGTGTCAGTGGACAGGGGCGGACAGGAACCGGGGCCGTCACAGTGGCCGATGGTGGCATGCTATCCGGGACAGGTATTGTTCAAGGTTCTTCATTCACCGCAGGGTCGGGTGCCGTGATCAATGCCGGTGATGGCATTGCCTCAGGCAACTACGGAACACTGACTTTCCAACCCTCGGCCGGAAGCGGTGCGCTGGCATTTGAAGCGGGCAGCACCATTATTCTGGATATCCAGGCTGGCGGCACTTCGGACCTGCTCAATTTTGTTGGCACCGGCAGCACCACGTTGACTTTTGCCGGAAATTTGACCGTTGCTGCGGACTCCTTTGTTCCTGTCCAGGAGGAGATTTTCAATCTGTTCGACTGGTCGGGACTTGTCTCTGCCCCCATCTTTGCCAATCATTACAGCTATAGCGGGCCTCTGTTCGGCAATGGCGATGAGGCACCAGGCTTAAATCTGCCGAACATTTTCGGCAGCGGCTATGCCTGGGACATCACCAACCTGACAAACCATGGCAGCATCGCCCTGATTAATATCATCCCGGAGCCGTCGCGGGCTCTGTTTATGGCTATGGGAGTGATGGTATTGCTGGGAAGGCGCAGACGTTAA
- a CDS encoding PSD1 and planctomycete cytochrome C domain-containing protein, with amino-acid sequence MTLRLLIFLPLFASAAQAADRGKLRYNRDIRPILSDNCFACHGPDKNHREADLRLDVREAALEMSAIAPGQPEKSSLMERIHSHDEDDVMPPPESKKTITATQKETLAEWIRQGAEYEPHWAYTPLQKPELPASKTANPLDGYVEDALKAKKITPSPLADARTVIRRLSLDLIGLPPTPKDSAAFEKAFASNPQQAVQAATDRLLKSPHFGERWATWWLDVARFADTVGFHGDQNQRNFPYRDYVIAAFNSNKKFDQFTREQLAGDLLPNPTQEQLVATGFNRLNMMTREGGGQAMEYLAKYQADRVRTVGGTWMGATLGCAECHDHKFDPYTARDFYSMSAYFADVKQFGIYASYRYTPVEELTGWSNEHPFPPEIQVDSPYLKARLKKLNAEMHRTAMKSLRAAPPEQVEAWKKETLAALETRPDPWFTLPAQATTAIAPPARKGPAPKPKPNAPKPVDESTITSGENGSFLISGKAAQKTTLSFTATEPVSIAAVRLELLPHVSHQDSIEINGGSSGMTLVPAFAMRAAGNKKDATIAVLHADAPLKEPRYSGTAEIPGISTGWKTSGKMAKSLHSSIWLMDQPVRLKAGESFIVNLPNHSAGNLRIGLSSIAPPAPLAKDWVQPLAAALKKDSPSPLMARAWMQQSGLASPGARAAWKSIHAQALECNDGKAWTQVTVAVKEPLTIRRLPRGNWMDESGEICPPSPPQFLTGKTAVDGPRQTRLDLANWLTSSENPLTARTFVNRLWKQFFGNGLSQAVDDLGAQGETPTHPELLDWLAVEFRDSGWDIQHVMRLIVTSQTYLQDSRTRPELQDLDPGNRLLAFQNPRRLDAEFVRDNALFAAGLLNPDIGGPSVKPYQPGGYYENLQFPSRDYIASTDDRQWRRGVYMHWQRTFLHPMLANFDAPARDECTATRNVSNTPQQALTLLNDPTFVEAARTLAEKLPAGSDEIRLEEIFLRTLGRKPKSAETQSLLGFLKSQRQVYHTAPEDAQKLLTTGLRPAPTGDLPELAAWTSVCRVVLNLHETITRY; translated from the coding sequence ATGACACTTCGCCTGCTTATTTTTCTGCCTTTGTTTGCCTCTGCCGCCCAGGCAGCGGACAGGGGAAAGCTGAGATACAACCGGGACATCCGTCCCATCCTTTCCGATAACTGTTTTGCCTGCCACGGGCCGGATAAAAATCATCGCGAGGCGGACCTCCGCCTGGATGTCCGTGAAGCTGCCCTGGAAATGTCAGCCATCGCGCCCGGCCAGCCGGAAAAAAGCAGCCTCATGGAGCGCATCCATAGCCATGATGAAGACGATGTGATGCCGCCCCCGGAATCAAAAAAGACCATCACCGCCACCCAAAAAGAAACATTGGCGGAATGGATCCGGCAAGGGGCCGAATACGAGCCCCACTGGGCCTATACCCCGCTGCAAAAGCCGGAACTGCCTGCCAGCAAAACTGCAAATCCGCTGGATGGTTATGTTGAGGACGCCCTAAAGGCCAAAAAGATCACCCCTTCTCCGCTGGCCGATGCCCGCACGGTCATCCGTCGCCTCAGCCTGGATCTCATCGGCCTGCCACCAACCCCGAAGGATTCAGCCGCTTTCGAAAAAGCCTTCGCCAGCAATCCGCAACAGGCCGTTCAAGCGGCGACGGACCGCCTCTTAAAATCACCTCATTTTGGTGAGCGCTGGGCCACCTGGTGGCTGGATGTGGCCCGCTTTGCGGACACGGTGGGATTTCATGGCGACCAGAACCAGCGTAACTTCCCTTATCGGGATTATGTCATCGCCGCATTTAATTCTAACAAGAAGTTTGACCAGTTCACCCGTGAGCAGCTAGCTGGCGACCTGCTGCCCAATCCCACCCAGGAGCAGCTTGTGGCCACGGGTTTTAACCGGCTTAACATGATGACCCGCGAGGGCGGCGGCCAGGCCATGGAATACCTGGCCAAATACCAGGCTGACCGCGTGCGCACTGTTGGCGGAACCTGGATGGGTGCCACCCTGGGCTGTGCCGAGTGCCATGACCATAAGTTTGACCCCTATACGGCCCGCGACTTCTATTCCATGTCTGCCTACTTTGCGGATGTGAAGCAGTTTGGCATCTATGCCAGCTACCGTTATACCCCCGTGGAAGAGCTGACGGGCTGGAGCAATGAGCACCCCTTCCCGCCTGAGATCCAGGTGGACAGCCCTTATCTGAAAGCCCGTCTAAAAAAGCTGAATGCTGAAATGCACCGCACGGCGATGAAGTCCCTGCGCGCCGCTCCGCCTGAGCAGGTGGAAGCCTGGAAAAAAGAAACCCTGGCCGCACTGGAAACACGCCCGGACCCCTGGTTCACCCTCCCTGCCCAGGCCACCACCGCCATTGCCCCACCCGCCCGCAAGGGTCCTGCCCCCAAGCCTAAACCCAACGCTCCCAAACCGGTGGATGAATCCACCATCACGTCTGGGGAAAATGGCAGCTTCCTCATCAGCGGCAAAGCTGCCCAGAAAACCACCCTCAGTTTCACAGCCACAGAGCCAGTCAGCATCGCAGCAGTCCGGCTTGAACTTTTGCCACATGTCTCGCATCAGGACAGCATTGAGATCAATGGCGGCAGCAGCGGTATGACGCTAGTGCCCGCCTTTGCCATGCGTGCAGCCGGGAACAAGAAGGATGCCACCATAGCGGTTCTTCACGCTGATGCCCCGCTCAAGGAGCCCCGTTATTCGGGTACTGCTGAGATCCCCGGCATTTCCACCGGCTGGAAAACCTCTGGTAAAATGGCCAAATCCCTGCACTCCTCCATCTGGCTCATGGATCAACCCGTCCGCTTGAAAGCGGGTGAGAGTTTCATTGTCAACCTGCCTAACCATAGCGCTGGAAATTTGCGCATCGGCCTGTCCTCCATCGCCCCGCCTGCGCCGTTGGCCAAAGATTGGGTTCAGCCCCTGGCTGCCGCTTTAAAGAAAGACTCCCCCTCTCCGCTCATGGCCCGCGCCTGGATGCAGCAATCCGGGCTCGCCTCTCCCGGCGCGCGAGCGGCCTGGAAATCCATCCATGCCCAGGCCTTGGAGTGCAATGATGGCAAAGCCTGGACCCAGGTCACTGTCGCGGTCAAAGAGCCCCTCACCATCCGCCGCCTGCCGCGTGGCAACTGGATGGATGAAAGCGGAGAAATCTGCCCTCCTTCGCCACCTCAATTCCTCACCGGGAAAACAGCCGTGGACGGCCCCCGGCAGACCCGCCTGGACCTTGCCAACTGGCTCACTTCTTCGGAAAATCCGCTAACGGCGCGCACCTTTGTCAACCGCCTCTGGAAGCAGTTCTTCGGCAACGGTCTCTCTCAGGCGGTGGATGACCTCGGCGCCCAGGGGGAGACGCCCACACATCCCGAACTGCTCGACTGGCTGGCCGTGGAGTTCCGCGACAGCGGCTGGGACATCCAGCACGTCATGCGCCTCATCGTCACCAGCCAGACTTATCTTCAGGACAGTCGCACCCGGCCTGAGCTGCAGGACCTGGATCCCGGAAACCGCCTCCTGGCTTTCCAAAATCCGCGCCGTCTGGATGCTGAATTTGTGCGCGACAACGCCCTCTTCGCCGCCGGTCTGCTGAATCCGGACATCGGCGGCCCCAGCGTGAAGCCCTACCAGCCCGGCGGTTATTATGAGAACCTCCAGTTTCCCAGCCGCGACTACATCGCCAGCACCGATGACCGCCAGTGGCGGCGCGGCGTTTACATGCACTGGCAGCGCACCTTCCTGCACCCCATGCTGGCTAATTTTGATGCGCCTGCCCGTGACGAATGCACCGCCACCCGGAATGTCTCCAACACCCCGCAACAGGCCCTCACCCTGCTCAACGACCCCACCTTCGTCGAAGCTGCCCGCACGCTGGCAGAAAAGCTGCCTGCGGGAAGTGATGAAATCCGTTTAGAGGAAATCTTCCTCCGCACCCTCGGCCGCAAACCCAAATCCGCCGAAACGCAAAGTTTGTTAGGCTTTCTCAAGAGCCAGCGCCAGGTTTACCATACCGCCCCTGAGGACGCTCAAAAGCTGCTCACCACCGGATTGCGCCCCGCCCCCACCGGCGACCTGCCTGAACTCGCCGCCTGGACCAGCGTCTGCCGTGTCGTCCTCAACTTGCATGAGACGATCACCCGTTATTGA
- a CDS encoding PmoA family protein has protein sequence MKFTPLLSALLLGSFSLSSTAATFTVEKTSPGGAIVKIDGQFFTEHVVDQANKPYLWPIIGPGGQTMTRAYPMKEIEGEQHDHPHHRGLCFGHENIGGYDTWAEASTFGESKNPKYAERVKHLGAIKHRELKDIKEGETASFTTVSDYVDPTGKKTLEEVRRHTFKVVGDTRIIDVDIDLIATEGDTLIGDKKDSGISIRVPTEMAVEKAKNTPGSGKIINSEGQTDADAWAKRATWCDYHGIVDGKHVGVAMLNHPSSFRHPTPWHVRTYGLFTANAFGLQSLDPKSETGEFTLKKGEKITLRHRFIFHLGDEKAAKIAEAFADYAKEP, from the coding sequence ATGAAGTTCACGCCCCTCTTATCCGCCCTTCTGCTTGGCTCTTTCAGCCTCAGTTCCACCGCAGCCACTTTCACCGTGGAAAAAACCTCTCCCGGTGGAGCCATTGTGAAAATTGACGGTCAATTTTTCACAGAACACGTCGTCGATCAGGCCAATAAGCCCTATCTCTGGCCCATCATCGGCCCTGGCGGCCAGACCATGACCCGCGCTTATCCCATGAAGGAGATCGAAGGCGAGCAGCATGACCATCCCCATCATCGCGGCCTGTGCTTCGGTCACGAAAACATTGGCGGCTATGACACCTGGGCAGAAGCCTCCACCTTTGGCGAAAGCAAAAACCCAAAGTACGCAGAACGCGTCAAGCATCTCGGTGCCATCAAGCACCGCGAGTTGAAGGACATCAAGGAAGGCGAAACAGCCTCCTTCACCACCGTCTCCGACTATGTGGACCCAACCGGCAAAAAGACCCTCGAAGAAGTCCGCCGTCACACCTTCAAGGTCGTGGGTGACACCCGCATCATTGATGTGGACATTGACCTCATCGCCACCGAAGGCGACACCCTCATCGGTGACAAAAAAGACTCCGGCATCAGCATCCGTGTCCCGACCGAGATGGCGGTCGAAAAGGCCAAAAACACCCCAGGCAGCGGCAAGATCATCAACAGCGAAGGCCAGACCGATGCTGACGCCTGGGCCAAGCGCGCCACCTGGTGCGATTATCACGGCATAGTGGACGGCAAGCACGTCGGCGTCGCCATGCTGAACCACCCCAGCAGCTTCCGCCACCCAACTCCCTGGCATGTCCGCACCTACGGCCTCTTCACCGCCAATGCCTTTGGCCTTCAGTCGCTGGACCCGAAATCTGAGACCGGTGAGTTCACCTTGAAGAAGGGTGAGAAAATCACCCTTCGCCACCGCTTCATCTTCCATCTGGGCGATGAAAAAGCGGCCAAGATTGCGGAAGCCTTTGCCGACTACGCCAAGGAGCCCTGA